Proteins from one Acropora muricata isolate sample 2 chromosome 9, ASM3666990v1, whole genome shotgun sequence genomic window:
- the LOC136927999 gene encoding nuclear receptor coactivator 5-like isoform X1, producing the protein MAANDKRDAKLRDSRKQSPDRWGKHSNATKDTNRNDPHSIRCRVFIGNLPVGMKSKELEETFSQYGVVSGLSIHNNFGFVQFEDEKSADTAVAKENGKVYHGKRVDVNLAGDRRRENMDDRPRERDSRPPFPFNRREREFDRDGRPFRKSPPRERPRFEDYDRFPSRFEPPFDRRGRSPSPPRRMDDRPGYGRHDDYYMRDRYRDEPPHHREPYPRHPFDHRGDPFDRDRREPFDAPRGPYPDRRDDHYDRYDSYNRDYPRPDDYPGPAKKPRMDYNDRPDNMYSSSSKSIEAPTDCVIVVMNKQQRGYAEMVERRLKSVGLVVELHFHGSQPISELLDDVARRGVLYAVVITSQHEIHRSVTVNILHGTPQGKDQNLLARIKSPVEHRNMPLDDAMRLVGQNFDQYMQDLRERAKSSGAQDLDKAKTTAPQNVEKSDVTSLLSKAASGADLSADQLTKLIDDLSKRQQEKMGSSSTTAATNGKGGVSATQSSQPVVDPQSIAKQQADLQAKILSILNPGSGTSSGSNLNSSSVSTQKSVLPGQITSVPTVASLQAAVKTATLSTTAKPIFPLYPAQQKPSTLSVSNASSAARPSMGTTGTQSLSSNAANQAGKPYKSPSNQGSSAASSAYGSVSSSTYQSTKPVAPNTYTVGSNQASRAAAPSQTAYGASQGYSVGTQQTAASSPATSKFSPVGQAASTVGVQRPTVTPTQRMGGPTSGPRPASSATVGQMRAPGPMKRGLLGAAPAGVPRMATSATPARTPSPSGTAGLRMGTPRGPSPMGRAAVRTASPAAIQGQTAPLRGGAITVRGGGTAVRRGVAVGTQGRGIATPPNTAQVRGGLAPRGAAASAASRGGVATRGAPSSRGAPSPRGAPAPRGAPSLRGGPALRGTPGVLRAPAARGAPRGAPAGSAYSAGGRGGPPTQGAPIRAITPGRGPTRGGPVMRGAPSLRRGRGNFASRGGY; encoded by the exons ATGGCAGCAAATGATAAGAGGGATGCCAAATTACGAGATAGTCGAAAGCAGTCCCCTGACAGATGGGGAAAACATAGTAATGCGACCAAAGACACCAACAGAAATGACCCCCACTCTATTCGTTGCCGTGTTTTCATTGGAAATCTTCCAGTTGGGATGAAAAGCAAGGAACTTGAAGAGACTTTTTCTCAGTATGGTGTTGTTTCTGGCCTCTCGATCCACAATAATTTTGGATTTGTTCAATTTGAAGATGAAAAATCTGCAGACACTGCAGTTGCAAAGGAAAATGGCAAAGTTTATCATGGGAAACGAGTGG ATGTCAATTTAGCTGGAGATAGGAGAAGGGAAAACATGGATGACAGACCTCGTGAAAGAGACTCAAGGCCACCTTTTCCATTTAACAGGAGAGAAAGAGAGTTTGACCGTGATGGTAGACCATTCAGAAAATCTCCACCACGGGAACGGCCTAGGTTTGAGGATTATGATCGTTTTCCTTCCCGCTTTGAGCCGCCCTTTGACCGCCGTGGACGCTCTCCATCGCCTCCTCGAAGAATGGACGACCGACCCGGTTACGGCAGACATGATGACTATTACATGAGGGACCGCTACAGAGATGAACCTCCTCATCACAGGGAGCCTTACCCAAGACATCCATTTGATCACAGAGGCGACCCATTTGACAGAGACAGACGAGAACCTTTTGATGCTCCCCGTGGACCTTACCCGGACAGAAGAGATGATCACTATGATCGGTACGACTCTTACAACCGTGATTACCCTCGACCTGATGATTATCCTGGTCCAGCAAAGAAGCCAAGGATGGATTATAATGATCGCCCGGACAACATGTATTCTAGTAGCAGCAAAAGTATTGAAGCTCCAACTGATTGTGTGATAGTGGTCATGAACAAGCAGCAGAG AGGTTATGCAGAGATGGTGGAGAGAAGATTGAAATCTGTGGGTTTGGTTGTAGAGCTGCATTTCCATGGAAGCCAGCCAATAAGTGAGCTGCTAGATGATGTGGCCCGTCGTGGTGTGCTGTATGCAGTTGTTATAACCAGCCAGCACGAGATTCACCGCTCTGTCACTGTCAACATTTTACATGGAACTCCACAAGGTAAAGATCAAAATCTTCTTGCGAGGATAAAGAGTCCTGTTG AGCATAGAAACATGCCTCTCGATGATGCTATGAGACTTGTTGGACAAAATTTTGATCAATACATGCAAGATCTTCGTGAAAGAGCTAAATCTAGCGGTGCCCAAGATCTCGACAAGGCGAAAACTACAGCTCCACAGAACGTCGAGAAGTCGGATGTAACGTCACTTTTAAGCAAGGCAGCAAGCGGTGCAGATCTTTCTGCGGATCAGCTTACGAAGCTTATAGACGACCTGTCTAAGCGCCAGCAAGAAAAGATGGGAAGTTCCTCAACGACAGCCGCCACCAATGGCAAAGGAG GAGTCTCGGCTACTCAGTCAAGCCAGCCAGTGGTGGACCCTCAGTCTATTGCCAAACAACAAGCAGACCTTCAAGCGAAAATATTAAGTATTTTGAATCCTGGGAGCGGAACTTCATCTGGTAGTAACTTGAATAGTAGTAGTGTTTCAACACAAAAGTCAGTTTTACCAGGGCAGATTACCAGTGTGCCAACCGTAGCATCGCTTCAAGCAGCTGTAAAAACAGCAACATTAAGCACCACTGCAAAACCAATCTTTCCGCTTTATCCAGCTCAGCAAAAACCTTCCACACTTTCTGTCAGCAATGCATCGTCAGCAGCAAGACCCTCGATGGGAACTACAGGAACACAGTCCTTATCCTCCAACGCAGCTAACCAAGCTGGAAAGCCATACAAGTCGCCCTCAAATCAGGGAAGCTCAGCTGCTTCTAGTGCATACGGCTCAGTCTCATCATCAACGTATCAGTCTACTAAACCAGTAGCTCCAAATACTTACACAGTGGGGTCAAACCAAGCCAGTCGTGCTGCTGCGCCATCTCAGACTGCTTATGGTGCTTCCCAAGGGTACTCGGTGGGAACACAGCAAACAGCTGCATCATCACCTGCGACATCGAAATTTAGCCCCGTTGGTCAGGCAGCTTCTACAGTTGGTGTTCAGAGACCCACTGTCACTCCAACTCAGCGAATGGGAGGACCTACATCTGGTCCAAGGCCGGCGTCCAGTGCCACTGTTGGTCAGATGAGAGCTCCTGGTCCAATGAAAAGAGGCCTTCTTGGAGCTGCTCCAGCTGGCGTCCCAAGGATGGCCACGTCGGCTACCCCTGCGAGGACCCCATCTCCATCAGGCACTGCAGGGTTACGCATGGGTACCCCAAGAGGCCCATCACCAATGGGAAGAGCTGCCGTAAGGACTGCTTCACCTGCTGCCATTCAAGGTCAAACTGCTCCTCTTCGTGGTGGCGCAATCACGGTTCGTGGTGGAGGAACCGCGGTCAGACGTGGAGTTGCTGTGGGAACGCAAGGTAGAGGTATTGCAACCCCACCAAACACTGCACAAGTCAGGGGTGGCCTTGCTCCACGTGGTGCTGCTGCATCGGCGGCATCAAGAGGAGGAGTAGCTACACGTGGTGCTCCCAGCTCGCGCGGTGCTCCCTCCCCGCGTGGTGCTCCTGCTCCACGTGGTGCGCCATCCTTACGCGGTGGTCCGGCATTGCGTGGTACTCCTGGTGTTCTTCGTGCCCCTGCTGCTCGCGGTGCACCTCGCGGTGCCCCAGCAGGAAGCGCGTACTCTGCAGGTGGACGTGGTGGACCACCAACACAAGGCGCTCCCATACGTGCCATTACTCCGGGTCGTGGCCCCACGAGGGGGGGTCCCGTCATGCGTGGTGCTCCATCACTTCGTAGGGGTCGTGGCAATTTCGCGAGCCGTGGCGGATACTAA
- the LOC136927999 gene encoding nuclear receptor coactivator 5-like isoform X2: MAANDKRDAKLRDSRKQSPDRWGKHSNATKDTNRNDPHSIRCRVFIGNLPVGMKSKELEETFSQYGVVSGLSIHNNFGFVQFEDEKSADTAVAKENGKVYHGKRVDVNLAGDRRRENMDDRPRERDSRPPFPFNRREREFDRDGRPFRKSPPRERPRFEDYDRFPSRFEPPFDRRGRSPSPPRRMDDRPGYGRHDDYYMRDRYRDEPPHHREPYPRHPFDHRGDPFDRDRREPFDAPRGPYPDRRDDHYDRYDSYNRDYPRPDDYPGPAKKPRMDYNDRPDNMYSSSSKSIEAPTDCVIVVMNKQQRGYAEMVERRLKSVGLVVELHFHGSQPISELLDDVARRGVLYAVVITSQHEIHRSVTVNILHGTPQEHRNMPLDDAMRLVGQNFDQYMQDLRERAKSSGAQDLDKAKTTAPQNVEKSDVTSLLSKAASGADLSADQLTKLIDDLSKRQQEKMGSSSTTAATNGKGGVSATQSSQPVVDPQSIAKQQADLQAKILSILNPGSGTSSGSNLNSSSVSTQKSVLPGQITSVPTVASLQAAVKTATLSTTAKPIFPLYPAQQKPSTLSVSNASSAARPSMGTTGTQSLSSNAANQAGKPYKSPSNQGSSAASSAYGSVSSSTYQSTKPVAPNTYTVGSNQASRAAAPSQTAYGASQGYSVGTQQTAASSPATSKFSPVGQAASTVGVQRPTVTPTQRMGGPTSGPRPASSATVGQMRAPGPMKRGLLGAAPAGVPRMATSATPARTPSPSGTAGLRMGTPRGPSPMGRAAVRTASPAAIQGQTAPLRGGAITVRGGGTAVRRGVAVGTQGRGIATPPNTAQVRGGLAPRGAAASAASRGGVATRGAPSSRGAPSPRGAPAPRGAPSLRGGPALRGTPGVLRAPAARGAPRGAPAGSAYSAGGRGGPPTQGAPIRAITPGRGPTRGGPVMRGAPSLRRGRGNFASRGGY; encoded by the exons ATGGCAGCAAATGATAAGAGGGATGCCAAATTACGAGATAGTCGAAAGCAGTCCCCTGACAGATGGGGAAAACATAGTAATGCGACCAAAGACACCAACAGAAATGACCCCCACTCTATTCGTTGCCGTGTTTTCATTGGAAATCTTCCAGTTGGGATGAAAAGCAAGGAACTTGAAGAGACTTTTTCTCAGTATGGTGTTGTTTCTGGCCTCTCGATCCACAATAATTTTGGATTTGTTCAATTTGAAGATGAAAAATCTGCAGACACTGCAGTTGCAAAGGAAAATGGCAAAGTTTATCATGGGAAACGAGTGG ATGTCAATTTAGCTGGAGATAGGAGAAGGGAAAACATGGATGACAGACCTCGTGAAAGAGACTCAAGGCCACCTTTTCCATTTAACAGGAGAGAAAGAGAGTTTGACCGTGATGGTAGACCATTCAGAAAATCTCCACCACGGGAACGGCCTAGGTTTGAGGATTATGATCGTTTTCCTTCCCGCTTTGAGCCGCCCTTTGACCGCCGTGGACGCTCTCCATCGCCTCCTCGAAGAATGGACGACCGACCCGGTTACGGCAGACATGATGACTATTACATGAGGGACCGCTACAGAGATGAACCTCCTCATCACAGGGAGCCTTACCCAAGACATCCATTTGATCACAGAGGCGACCCATTTGACAGAGACAGACGAGAACCTTTTGATGCTCCCCGTGGACCTTACCCGGACAGAAGAGATGATCACTATGATCGGTACGACTCTTACAACCGTGATTACCCTCGACCTGATGATTATCCTGGTCCAGCAAAGAAGCCAAGGATGGATTATAATGATCGCCCGGACAACATGTATTCTAGTAGCAGCAAAAGTATTGAAGCTCCAACTGATTGTGTGATAGTGGTCATGAACAAGCAGCAGAG AGGTTATGCAGAGATGGTGGAGAGAAGATTGAAATCTGTGGGTTTGGTTGTAGAGCTGCATTTCCATGGAAGCCAGCCAATAAGTGAGCTGCTAGATGATGTGGCCCGTCGTGGTGTGCTGTATGCAGTTGTTATAACCAGCCAGCACGAGATTCACCGCTCTGTCACTGTCAACATTTTACATGGAACTCCACAAG AGCATAGAAACATGCCTCTCGATGATGCTATGAGACTTGTTGGACAAAATTTTGATCAATACATGCAAGATCTTCGTGAAAGAGCTAAATCTAGCGGTGCCCAAGATCTCGACAAGGCGAAAACTACAGCTCCACAGAACGTCGAGAAGTCGGATGTAACGTCACTTTTAAGCAAGGCAGCAAGCGGTGCAGATCTTTCTGCGGATCAGCTTACGAAGCTTATAGACGACCTGTCTAAGCGCCAGCAAGAAAAGATGGGAAGTTCCTCAACGACAGCCGCCACCAATGGCAAAGGAG GAGTCTCGGCTACTCAGTCAAGCCAGCCAGTGGTGGACCCTCAGTCTATTGCCAAACAACAAGCAGACCTTCAAGCGAAAATATTAAGTATTTTGAATCCTGGGAGCGGAACTTCATCTGGTAGTAACTTGAATAGTAGTAGTGTTTCAACACAAAAGTCAGTTTTACCAGGGCAGATTACCAGTGTGCCAACCGTAGCATCGCTTCAAGCAGCTGTAAAAACAGCAACATTAAGCACCACTGCAAAACCAATCTTTCCGCTTTATCCAGCTCAGCAAAAACCTTCCACACTTTCTGTCAGCAATGCATCGTCAGCAGCAAGACCCTCGATGGGAACTACAGGAACACAGTCCTTATCCTCCAACGCAGCTAACCAAGCTGGAAAGCCATACAAGTCGCCCTCAAATCAGGGAAGCTCAGCTGCTTCTAGTGCATACGGCTCAGTCTCATCATCAACGTATCAGTCTACTAAACCAGTAGCTCCAAATACTTACACAGTGGGGTCAAACCAAGCCAGTCGTGCTGCTGCGCCATCTCAGACTGCTTATGGTGCTTCCCAAGGGTACTCGGTGGGAACACAGCAAACAGCTGCATCATCACCTGCGACATCGAAATTTAGCCCCGTTGGTCAGGCAGCTTCTACAGTTGGTGTTCAGAGACCCACTGTCACTCCAACTCAGCGAATGGGAGGACCTACATCTGGTCCAAGGCCGGCGTCCAGTGCCACTGTTGGTCAGATGAGAGCTCCTGGTCCAATGAAAAGAGGCCTTCTTGGAGCTGCTCCAGCTGGCGTCCCAAGGATGGCCACGTCGGCTACCCCTGCGAGGACCCCATCTCCATCAGGCACTGCAGGGTTACGCATGGGTACCCCAAGAGGCCCATCACCAATGGGAAGAGCTGCCGTAAGGACTGCTTCACCTGCTGCCATTCAAGGTCAAACTGCTCCTCTTCGTGGTGGCGCAATCACGGTTCGTGGTGGAGGAACCGCGGTCAGACGTGGAGTTGCTGTGGGAACGCAAGGTAGAGGTATTGCAACCCCACCAAACACTGCACAAGTCAGGGGTGGCCTTGCTCCACGTGGTGCTGCTGCATCGGCGGCATCAAGAGGAGGAGTAGCTACACGTGGTGCTCCCAGCTCGCGCGGTGCTCCCTCCCCGCGTGGTGCTCCTGCTCCACGTGGTGCGCCATCCTTACGCGGTGGTCCGGCATTGCGTGGTACTCCTGGTGTTCTTCGTGCCCCTGCTGCTCGCGGTGCACCTCGCGGTGCCCCAGCAGGAAGCGCGTACTCTGCAGGTGGACGTGGTGGACCACCAACACAAGGCGCTCCCATACGTGCCATTACTCCGGGTCGTGGCCCCACGAGGGGGGGTCCCGTCATGCGTGGTGCTCCATCACTTCGTAGGGGTCGTGGCAATTTCGCGAGCCGTGGCGGATACTAA
- the LOC136927999 gene encoding nuclear receptor coactivator 5-like isoform X3 — protein MDDRPRERDSRPPFPFNRREREFDRDGRPFRKSPPRERPRFEDYDRFPSRFEPPFDRRGRSPSPPRRMDDRPGYGRHDDYYMRDRYRDEPPHHREPYPRHPFDHRGDPFDRDRREPFDAPRGPYPDRRDDHYDRYDSYNRDYPRPDDYPGPAKKPRMDYNDRPDNMYSSSSKSIEAPTDCVIVVMNKQQRGYAEMVERRLKSVGLVVELHFHGSQPISELLDDVARRGVLYAVVITSQHEIHRSVTVNILHGTPQGKDQNLLARIKSPVEHRNMPLDDAMRLVGQNFDQYMQDLRERAKSSGAQDLDKAKTTAPQNVEKSDVTSLLSKAASGADLSADQLTKLIDDLSKRQQEKMGSSSTTAATNGKGGVSATQSSQPVVDPQSIAKQQADLQAKILSILNPGSGTSSGSNLNSSSVSTQKSVLPGQITSVPTVASLQAAVKTATLSTTAKPIFPLYPAQQKPSTLSVSNASSAARPSMGTTGTQSLSSNAANQAGKPYKSPSNQGSSAASSAYGSVSSSTYQSTKPVAPNTYTVGSNQASRAAAPSQTAYGASQGYSVGTQQTAASSPATSKFSPVGQAASTVGVQRPTVTPTQRMGGPTSGPRPASSATVGQMRAPGPMKRGLLGAAPAGVPRMATSATPARTPSPSGTAGLRMGTPRGPSPMGRAAVRTASPAAIQGQTAPLRGGAITVRGGGTAVRRGVAVGTQGRGIATPPNTAQVRGGLAPRGAAASAASRGGVATRGAPSSRGAPSPRGAPAPRGAPSLRGGPALRGTPGVLRAPAARGAPRGAPAGSAYSAGGRGGPPTQGAPIRAITPGRGPTRGGPVMRGAPSLRRGRGNFASRGGY, from the exons ATGGATGACAGACCTCGTGAAAGAGACTCAAGGCCACCTTTTCCATTTAACAGGAGAGAAAGAGAGTTTGACCGTGATGGTAGACCATTCAGAAAATCTCCACCACGGGAACGGCCTAGGTTTGAGGATTATGATCGTTTTCCTTCCCGCTTTGAGCCGCCCTTTGACCGCCGTGGACGCTCTCCATCGCCTCCTCGAAGAATGGACGACCGACCCGGTTACGGCAGACATGATGACTATTACATGAGGGACCGCTACAGAGATGAACCTCCTCATCACAGGGAGCCTTACCCAAGACATCCATTTGATCACAGAGGCGACCCATTTGACAGAGACAGACGAGAACCTTTTGATGCTCCCCGTGGACCTTACCCGGACAGAAGAGATGATCACTATGATCGGTACGACTCTTACAACCGTGATTACCCTCGACCTGATGATTATCCTGGTCCAGCAAAGAAGCCAAGGATGGATTATAATGATCGCCCGGACAACATGTATTCTAGTAGCAGCAAAAGTATTGAAGCTCCAACTGATTGTGTGATAGTGGTCATGAACAAGCAGCAGAG AGGTTATGCAGAGATGGTGGAGAGAAGATTGAAATCTGTGGGTTTGGTTGTAGAGCTGCATTTCCATGGAAGCCAGCCAATAAGTGAGCTGCTAGATGATGTGGCCCGTCGTGGTGTGCTGTATGCAGTTGTTATAACCAGCCAGCACGAGATTCACCGCTCTGTCACTGTCAACATTTTACATGGAACTCCACAAGGTAAAGATCAAAATCTTCTTGCGAGGATAAAGAGTCCTGTTG AGCATAGAAACATGCCTCTCGATGATGCTATGAGACTTGTTGGACAAAATTTTGATCAATACATGCAAGATCTTCGTGAAAGAGCTAAATCTAGCGGTGCCCAAGATCTCGACAAGGCGAAAACTACAGCTCCACAGAACGTCGAGAAGTCGGATGTAACGTCACTTTTAAGCAAGGCAGCAAGCGGTGCAGATCTTTCTGCGGATCAGCTTACGAAGCTTATAGACGACCTGTCTAAGCGCCAGCAAGAAAAGATGGGAAGTTCCTCAACGACAGCCGCCACCAATGGCAAAGGAG GAGTCTCGGCTACTCAGTCAAGCCAGCCAGTGGTGGACCCTCAGTCTATTGCCAAACAACAAGCAGACCTTCAAGCGAAAATATTAAGTATTTTGAATCCTGGGAGCGGAACTTCATCTGGTAGTAACTTGAATAGTAGTAGTGTTTCAACACAAAAGTCAGTTTTACCAGGGCAGATTACCAGTGTGCCAACCGTAGCATCGCTTCAAGCAGCTGTAAAAACAGCAACATTAAGCACCACTGCAAAACCAATCTTTCCGCTTTATCCAGCTCAGCAAAAACCTTCCACACTTTCTGTCAGCAATGCATCGTCAGCAGCAAGACCCTCGATGGGAACTACAGGAACACAGTCCTTATCCTCCAACGCAGCTAACCAAGCTGGAAAGCCATACAAGTCGCCCTCAAATCAGGGAAGCTCAGCTGCTTCTAGTGCATACGGCTCAGTCTCATCATCAACGTATCAGTCTACTAAACCAGTAGCTCCAAATACTTACACAGTGGGGTCAAACCAAGCCAGTCGTGCTGCTGCGCCATCTCAGACTGCTTATGGTGCTTCCCAAGGGTACTCGGTGGGAACACAGCAAACAGCTGCATCATCACCTGCGACATCGAAATTTAGCCCCGTTGGTCAGGCAGCTTCTACAGTTGGTGTTCAGAGACCCACTGTCACTCCAACTCAGCGAATGGGAGGACCTACATCTGGTCCAAGGCCGGCGTCCAGTGCCACTGTTGGTCAGATGAGAGCTCCTGGTCCAATGAAAAGAGGCCTTCTTGGAGCTGCTCCAGCTGGCGTCCCAAGGATGGCCACGTCGGCTACCCCTGCGAGGACCCCATCTCCATCAGGCACTGCAGGGTTACGCATGGGTACCCCAAGAGGCCCATCACCAATGGGAAGAGCTGCCGTAAGGACTGCTTCACCTGCTGCCATTCAAGGTCAAACTGCTCCTCTTCGTGGTGGCGCAATCACGGTTCGTGGTGGAGGAACCGCGGTCAGACGTGGAGTTGCTGTGGGAACGCAAGGTAGAGGTATTGCAACCCCACCAAACACTGCACAAGTCAGGGGTGGCCTTGCTCCACGTGGTGCTGCTGCATCGGCGGCATCAAGAGGAGGAGTAGCTACACGTGGTGCTCCCAGCTCGCGCGGTGCTCCCTCCCCGCGTGGTGCTCCTGCTCCACGTGGTGCGCCATCCTTACGCGGTGGTCCGGCATTGCGTGGTACTCCTGGTGTTCTTCGTGCCCCTGCTGCTCGCGGTGCACCTCGCGGTGCCCCAGCAGGAAGCGCGTACTCTGCAGGTGGACGTGGTGGACCACCAACACAAGGCGCTCCCATACGTGCCATTACTCCGGGTCGTGGCCCCACGAGGGGGGGTCCCGTCATGCGTGGTGCTCCATCACTTCGTAGGGGTCGTGGCAATTTCGCGAGCCGTGGCGGATACTAA
- the LOC136927999 gene encoding nuclear receptor coactivator 5-like isoform X4 — protein sequence MDDRPRERDSRPPFPFNRREREFDRDGRPFRKSPPRERPRFEDYDRFPSRFEPPFDRRGRSPSPPRRMDDRPGYGRHDDYYMRDRYRDEPPHHREPYPRHPFDHRGDPFDRDRREPFDAPRGPYPDRRDDHYDRYDSYNRDYPRPDDYPGPAKKPRMDYNDRPDNMYSSSSKSIEAPTDCVIVVMNKQQRGYAEMVERRLKSVGLVVELHFHGSQPISELLDDVARRGVLYAVVITSQHEIHRSVTVNILHGTPQEHRNMPLDDAMRLVGQNFDQYMQDLRERAKSSGAQDLDKAKTTAPQNVEKSDVTSLLSKAASGADLSADQLTKLIDDLSKRQQEKMGSSSTTAATNGKGGVSATQSSQPVVDPQSIAKQQADLQAKILSILNPGSGTSSGSNLNSSSVSTQKSVLPGQITSVPTVASLQAAVKTATLSTTAKPIFPLYPAQQKPSTLSVSNASSAARPSMGTTGTQSLSSNAANQAGKPYKSPSNQGSSAASSAYGSVSSSTYQSTKPVAPNTYTVGSNQASRAAAPSQTAYGASQGYSVGTQQTAASSPATSKFSPVGQAASTVGVQRPTVTPTQRMGGPTSGPRPASSATVGQMRAPGPMKRGLLGAAPAGVPRMATSATPARTPSPSGTAGLRMGTPRGPSPMGRAAVRTASPAAIQGQTAPLRGGAITVRGGGTAVRRGVAVGTQGRGIATPPNTAQVRGGLAPRGAAASAASRGGVATRGAPSSRGAPSPRGAPAPRGAPSLRGGPALRGTPGVLRAPAARGAPRGAPAGSAYSAGGRGGPPTQGAPIRAITPGRGPTRGGPVMRGAPSLRRGRGNFASRGGY from the exons ATGGATGACAGACCTCGTGAAAGAGACTCAAGGCCACCTTTTCCATTTAACAGGAGAGAAAGAGAGTTTGACCGTGATGGTAGACCATTCAGAAAATCTCCACCACGGGAACGGCCTAGGTTTGAGGATTATGATCGTTTTCCTTCCCGCTTTGAGCCGCCCTTTGACCGCCGTGGACGCTCTCCATCGCCTCCTCGAAGAATGGACGACCGACCCGGTTACGGCAGACATGATGACTATTACATGAGGGACCGCTACAGAGATGAACCTCCTCATCACAGGGAGCCTTACCCAAGACATCCATTTGATCACAGAGGCGACCCATTTGACAGAGACAGACGAGAACCTTTTGATGCTCCCCGTGGACCTTACCCGGACAGAAGAGATGATCACTATGATCGGTACGACTCTTACAACCGTGATTACCCTCGACCTGATGATTATCCTGGTCCAGCAAAGAAGCCAAGGATGGATTATAATGATCGCCCGGACAACATGTATTCTAGTAGCAGCAAAAGTATTGAAGCTCCAACTGATTGTGTGATAGTGGTCATGAACAAGCAGCAGAG AGGTTATGCAGAGATGGTGGAGAGAAGATTGAAATCTGTGGGTTTGGTTGTAGAGCTGCATTTCCATGGAAGCCAGCCAATAAGTGAGCTGCTAGATGATGTGGCCCGTCGTGGTGTGCTGTATGCAGTTGTTATAACCAGCCAGCACGAGATTCACCGCTCTGTCACTGTCAACATTTTACATGGAACTCCACAAG AGCATAGAAACATGCCTCTCGATGATGCTATGAGACTTGTTGGACAAAATTTTGATCAATACATGCAAGATCTTCGTGAAAGAGCTAAATCTAGCGGTGCCCAAGATCTCGACAAGGCGAAAACTACAGCTCCACAGAACGTCGAGAAGTCGGATGTAACGTCACTTTTAAGCAAGGCAGCAAGCGGTGCAGATCTTTCTGCGGATCAGCTTACGAAGCTTATAGACGACCTGTCTAAGCGCCAGCAAGAAAAGATGGGAAGTTCCTCAACGACAGCCGCCACCAATGGCAAAGGAG GAGTCTCGGCTACTCAGTCAAGCCAGCCAGTGGTGGACCCTCAGTCTATTGCCAAACAACAAGCAGACCTTCAAGCGAAAATATTAAGTATTTTGAATCCTGGGAGCGGAACTTCATCTGGTAGTAACTTGAATAGTAGTAGTGTTTCAACACAAAAGTCAGTTTTACCAGGGCAGATTACCAGTGTGCCAACCGTAGCATCGCTTCAAGCAGCTGTAAAAACAGCAACATTAAGCACCACTGCAAAACCAATCTTTCCGCTTTATCCAGCTCAGCAAAAACCTTCCACACTTTCTGTCAGCAATGCATCGTCAGCAGCAAGACCCTCGATGGGAACTACAGGAACACAGTCCTTATCCTCCAACGCAGCTAACCAAGCTGGAAAGCCATACAAGTCGCCCTCAAATCAGGGAAGCTCAGCTGCTTCTAGTGCATACGGCTCAGTCTCATCATCAACGTATCAGTCTACTAAACCAGTAGCTCCAAATACTTACACAGTGGGGTCAAACCAAGCCAGTCGTGCTGCTGCGCCATCTCAGACTGCTTATGGTGCTTCCCAAGGGTACTCGGTGGGAACACAGCAAACAGCTGCATCATCACCTGCGACATCGAAATTTAGCCCCGTTGGTCAGGCAGCTTCTACAGTTGGTGTTCAGAGACCCACTGTCACTCCAACTCAGCGAATGGGAGGACCTACATCTGGTCCAAGGCCGGCGTCCAGTGCCACTGTTGGTCAGATGAGAGCTCCTGGTCCAATGAAAAGAGGCCTTCTTGGAGCTGCTCCAGCTGGCGTCCCAAGGATGGCCACGTCGGCTACCCCTGCGAGGACCCCATCTCCATCAGGCACTGCAGGGTTACGCATGGGTACCCCAAGAGGCCCATCACCAATGGGAAGAGCTGCCGTAAGGACTGCTTCACCTGCTGCCATTCAAGGTCAAACTGCTCCTCTTCGTGGTGGCGCAATCACGGTTCGTGGTGGAGGAACCGCGGTCAGACGTGGAGTTGCTGTGGGAACGCAAGGTAGAGGTATTGCAACCCCACCAAACACTGCACAAGTCAGGGGTGGCCTTGCTCCACGTGGTGCTGCTGCATCGGCGGCATCAAGAGGAGGAGTAGCTACACGTGGTGCTCCCAGCTCGCGCGGTGCTCCCTCCCCGCGTGGTGCTCCTGCTCCACGTGGTGCGCCATCCTTACGCGGTGGTCCGGCATTGCGTGGTACTCCTGGTGTTCTTCGTGCCCCTGCTGCTCGCGGTGCACCTCGCGGTGCCCCAGCAGGAAGCGCGTACTCTGCAGGTGGACGTGGTGGACCACCAACACAAGGCGCTCCCATACGTGCCATTACTCCGGGTCGTGGCCCCACGAGGGGGGGTCCCGTCATGCGTGGTGCTCCATCACTTCGTAGGGGTCGTGGCAATTTCGCGAGCCGTGGCGGATACTAA